Proteins found in one Paenibacillus dendritiformis genomic segment:
- the dapB gene encoding 4-hydroxy-tetrahydrodipicolinate reductase produces the protein MEQIKVAVVGAGGRMGREVVKMVLGDDALRLVAAVDRSAGPVDAGSLVGLPACGVIVESDLEKALQVSAPDVMVDFTTPQAVLQHTELAIQHGVRPVIGTTGFAPEDIERLGDMCKEQGIGGLIAPNFSIGAILMMRFAQQAAKYLPDVEIIEYHGEQKLDAPSGTAIKTAELISQTREEKRQGNPNEEEKLEGARGGYYNGFRIHSVRLPGVFAQQEVIFGGYGQTLKIRHDSYERAGYMPGVNVAVKKVMELQELVYGFEHLLDD, from the coding sequence ATGGAACAAATCAAAGTAGCCGTTGTCGGAGCAGGAGGCCGAATGGGCCGTGAAGTCGTAAAAATGGTGCTGGGAGATGATGCGCTTCGCCTCGTTGCCGCTGTCGACCGTTCCGCCGGACCTGTCGATGCCGGTTCGCTGGTCGGATTGCCGGCCTGCGGCGTCATCGTCGAGTCCGATCTCGAGAAGGCGCTGCAAGTAAGCGCGCCGGATGTCATGGTTGATTTCACGACACCGCAAGCGGTGCTGCAGCATACCGAGCTGGCGATTCAGCATGGGGTTCGCCCGGTAATCGGAACGACGGGGTTCGCTCCGGAAGATATCGAACGCTTGGGCGACATGTGCAAGGAGCAGGGAATCGGCGGCTTGATCGCGCCGAATTTCTCGATTGGGGCGATCCTGATGATGCGCTTCGCGCAGCAGGCGGCCAAATATTTGCCGGATGTTGAGATTATTGAATACCATGGGGAGCAGAAGTTGGACGCTCCTTCGGGGACGGCGATCAAGACGGCCGAGCTGATTTCCCAGACGAGAGAAGAGAAGCGCCAGGGCAATCCGAACGAAGAAGAGAAGCTGGAAGGCGCGCGCGGAGGGTATTATAATGGATTCCGGATCCATAGCGTACGGCTTCCGGGTGTGTTTGCGCAGCAGGAGGTTATTTTCGGCGGTTATGGACAAACCCTGAAAATTCGCCATGATTCTTATGAGCGGGCCGGCTATATGCCGGGCGTCAACGTCGCGGTGAAGAAAGTGATGGAGCTGCAAGAGCTGGTTTACGGATTTGAACATCTGCTAGACGACTAA
- a CDS encoding nucleotide pyrophosphohydrolase, producing the protein MATNSDLKVLLSTLREKPLAEMQREVDRYISQFKEGYFSPLALLARLSEEVGELAREVNHTYGEKPKKASEADNSIELELGDILFILLCFANSLGIDLTKAHDDVMHKFTTRDADRWTRIEELPNG; encoded by the coding sequence ATGGCGACAAATTCGGATTTGAAGGTGCTCTTGTCGACGCTGCGCGAGAAGCCGTTGGCAGAAATGCAGCGCGAAGTGGACCGTTACATATCGCAATTCAAGGAAGGCTATTTCAGCCCGCTCGCCTTGCTGGCGCGCTTGTCCGAAGAGGTCGGCGAATTGGCCAGGGAAGTGAATCATACGTATGGCGAGAAGCCGAAAAAGGCTTCGGAGGCCGACAATTCCATTGAATTGGAACTGGGAGATATCCTGTTCATTTTATTATGCTTTGCCAATTCGCTTGGCATTGATTTGACGAAGGCGCATGATGATGTCATGCACAAATTCACCACAAGAGACGCTGATCGGTGGACCCGGATCGAGGAACTTCCGAACGGTTAG
- a CDS encoding YitT family protein, whose product MNSTWLQRIWQTYLPITIGTAVYAFGLIYFILPNQLMEGGVTGITVLLNYAAGIQPSLSTLVLNIPLFAIGWRALGTRQLIYSIYGVLSLTVFLWLFERAVANQWIVPFQTEHDFILAPLYAGVTLGAGLGIVFRFGGTTGGVDILARIANRRFGISMGQFILLLDIFIIGSALFYIPKEKILYTLVTVFISSRIIDFIQEGAYAAKAFTVITDHAEAISQAITSEMERGVTLIPVIGAFSREQKQIVYCVVSRTEMRRFKTLVKQNDPRAFIVVSDVHDVLGEGFREE is encoded by the coding sequence GTGAATTCCACCTGGCTGCAGCGCATATGGCAGACCTACCTGCCGATAACGATCGGAACGGCCGTGTACGCGTTCGGTCTGATTTACTTCATTCTTCCCAACCAGCTGATGGAAGGCGGCGTCACCGGGATTACGGTGCTGCTGAACTATGCCGCCGGCATTCAACCGTCCCTTTCCACACTCGTGCTGAACATCCCGCTTTTTGCGATCGGTTGGAGAGCGTTGGGAACCCGGCAATTAATATACAGCATCTATGGCGTCCTGTCCCTCACCGTGTTTTTGTGGCTGTTCGAACGGGCGGTGGCCAACCAATGGATAGTCCCGTTCCAGACGGAGCATGATTTCATCCTCGCTCCCCTGTATGCGGGCGTGACCTTAGGGGCCGGCCTTGGCATCGTGTTCCGTTTCGGGGGCACCACCGGAGGCGTAGACATTCTCGCGCGGATCGCGAACCGAAGATTCGGGATCAGCATGGGGCAATTCATTTTGCTGCTCGATATCTTCATCATCGGCTCCGCCTTGTTCTACATCCCGAAGGAAAAGATACTGTACACTCTCGTAACCGTTTTCATCTCTTCCCGAATTATCGATTTTATTCAGGAAGGGGCATATGCGGCCAAAGCCTTCACCGTCATCACCGACCATGCCGAAGCGATCTCGCAGGCGATAACGAGCGAGATGGAACGCGGCGTGACGCTCATTCCCGTCATCGGAGCCTTCTCCCGTGAACAAAAGCAGATCGTGTACTGCGTCGTCAGCCGCACCGAAATGCGCCGCTTCAAAACACTTGTCAAACAAAACGACCCGCGCGCCTTCATCGTCGTCAGCGATGTCCATGACGTGCTCGGAGAGGGCTTCCGCGAAGAGTAG
- a CDS encoding transposase has translation METLDSIATLEELWKTFAAEADCAAYVEKVKWPEGFICPRCQHRQAYVIRTRRLPLYECRSCRHQTSLIAGTIMEGSRTSLRKWLAAIWLVSLREPGINAVQLQAVLQVTYKTSWLILHKIRRAIHYHDTHDLMKGDVRGIIVFYGRPFSSPIVMHDKETAIIVAEASSFSTGGPARQYKMKLIGREHLSGKLLLPSGCQHFTDHHVDKNDDYETEINRYIFRIRRDSRLYTRYRQARQWLNRTFHGIGAKYLQRYLDEFNFRLNTPPAAVASQLLRVCLTHSPGSPAHTRRYDSPCRTASCAA, from the coding sequence TTGGAGACATTGGATAGCATTGCGACATTGGAGGAGTTGTGGAAGACGTTCGCTGCAGAAGCGGATTGCGCTGCTTATGTGGAGAAAGTCAAGTGGCCGGAAGGCTTCATTTGTCCACGCTGTCAGCATCGCCAGGCTTATGTCATCAGAACACGCCGGCTTCCTCTATATGAATGCCGCTCCTGCCGGCACCAGACTTCGCTTATTGCCGGAACGATTATGGAAGGCAGCAGAACCTCTCTCAGGAAATGGCTTGCGGCGATTTGGCTCGTCTCGCTAAGGGAGCCCGGCATCAATGCCGTTCAATTGCAAGCTGTGCTTCAAGTTACCTATAAGACGTCCTGGCTCATTTTACATAAAATTCGAAGAGCGATTCACTATCATGATACCCATGATCTTATGAAGGGAGACGTGCGGGGCATTATCGTGTTCTATGGACGCCCATTCAGTTCGCCCATTGTAATGCATGACAAGGAGACGGCAATTATCGTTGCGGAAGCTTCATCCTTCTCCACGGGCGGACCGGCAAGACAATACAAGATGAAGCTTATCGGCAGGGAGCATCTGTCGGGGAAGCTGCTGCTTCCTTCGGGCTGCCAGCACTTCACAGATCATCATGTTGACAAGAATGATGACTATGAGACAGAGATTAACCGCTACATTTTCCGGATTCGCCGGGATAGCCGGCTGTATACGAGGTATCGGCAGGCTCGCCAATGGTTAAACCGAACGTTCCACGGAATCGGCGCCAAATACCTGCAGCGTTATTTGGATGAATTCAACTTCCGGCTCAATACGCCACCCGCTGCGGTCGCATCTCAATTGCTCCGAGTATGTCTTACGCACTCACCGGGTAGTCCAGCACATACAAGACGATACGATTCTCCATGCCGAACGGCGTCTTGCGCAGCATAA